ATCGAATCCTGAGTAAGCTGGAATACCACTTCCTGGATGGTGGCATGCGTCTGACTTACGCGACCATCGGGGCCATGATCAAGTATCCCCAGCTGGCTAAGTTCGGCACTCCCACCAGCCTATTCTCTACGGAAGCGGATCTTTATCGCATGACAGCCTACACTTTGGGTATTCCCGAACTGGAAACGGGCAAGTGGGCTCGTCACCCGTTGGTGTACCTGATGGAAGCCGCAGACGATATCTGCTACAGCATTTTGGACGTGGAAGATGCCATCGAACTGGGTATTCTTTCCTTTGGCGATGTGCGTAGCATGTTCAGCTATCTTTGCGGTCCCGATGTGGACATCGATCGGGAATATCAGGAAAACGGCCAGAACTTCCGCGACTTCCTCAGTAGTATTCGTGGTCTTGCTATCCAGAACCTCATTGATGATGTGGCTGTGACTTTTGTAAAGCATTACGACGAGATTATGGCCGGTGCTCCCATCAAGCACCTGGTGGATCTTTCCCGCTCCGAAGTGATGGAAGGTATTCGCATTGCAAAGCGCCTGGGTGTGGAACGCATCTATCCGGACCGCCGCAAGACGGAACTGGAAGTGGGTAGCTATACCACCTTGAGTACGGTTCTGGATGCTTTCATTAACGGTGTCTATGATTTTCGTAAGAATGGCAAGAATTCCTATCGTGCAGACCGCATTGTCCGCTTGATTGGCCAGGCAAAGATAGGCCAGAGCGTTACCGCCGCCGAAGCCTACCATCAAGTCCTGGACTTTGTAAGCGGTATGACGGATAACTACGCTACCTACCTGGCTCGTCAGATTGGTGGCTTGGCCATGGGCTACTAAGGCTTTTTATGATTTGGCTTTTTGATTACGATTTGACTTTGTACGGCGCCGATGAACGTAACGTCCTGGATTCTTTGGACGAACGTATTTCAAAGTCCGTGCAGAATGCAACTGGGGTGGATTACGAAACTGCACATCAGATCCGCAAGGATTATTTGCAGCGTTTCGGAACAACTCTAGCTGGCCTTCAGGCTATGCATGGGGTAAAGCCTGACGACTTTTTCGATTTCATTCATCAGCCGGAATTTCTCCAGTATCCTAAGGCCTCTCCCGCAAAGCGCAACTTGATTATGGGTCTTGAAGGACATCGTTTTGTGTTTACCAATGGACGTAGGGACTGGAGCGAAGCTGGTATGGAACATATGGGTGTCCGTGACTGCTTCGAAGATGTATTTGACTTAAAGCAGATGGACTGGGTGGGTAAGCCTCACGAAAGCGCCTACGACAAGGTGGAGGCATATCTGGCCAAGCGCGTTCCCGAAGAATTTTTCATGAATGGAATGCCGGCAAATCCTTCCCATATCGTGCTTTTGGAAGATTCCGTACGTAATCTGGAACCCGCCCATCGACGCGGTTGGACTACGATCTTGGTAAATCCCATTCCCGATGTCCCCAGCTGGGTAAATTTCTACGTACCAAGTTTACTCCACCTAACAACCATCCTGCCCGAACTCGTAACTCATAATTCATAATTCATAACTCGTAAGTCATAACTCGTAAGTCAAATGCTCGATCTTCTGTCCATGGAATTTATGCAGAACGCCCTGGTGGCCTCCGTACTGGTGGCTATTGCTTGTGGCGTCATGGGAACCTTTGTGGTGGTGAACCGCCTCACGTCCCTATCTGGTGGTGTGGCTCATGCGTCCTTCGGTGGGGTCGGTCTCGCTGCTTTGCTGGGCTTTTCTCCCATGCTGGGTTCTCTGGGTTTTGCTGTTGTCTGCGCCATGCTCATGGGCATTTTGACATGGCGTGACCGCAAGAAGTCCGATACCTTTATTGGTATTATCTGGGCTGGCGGTATGGCTCTTGGTGTCATCCTTACGGACATGACTCCCGGCTACAACGGGGAGATGATGAGTTTCCTGTTCGGTAGCTTGCTTACGGTTCCGACGGATTTGCTTTATTGGATGGGCGCCTTACTGGTGGTTATCTTGGTGGCGGTCATAGCCAAGTTCCGTAAGTTCCTGGCTATTTCCTACGATCCGGAATTTGCCCGCGTGCAGGGAATGCCTGTGTTGGCTTACTACATGACTCTTATCGCCCTCATTGCCCTTACGGTGGTGATTGCGGTTCAGGCGGTGGGTATGATTTTGGTGATTGCGCTTTTGACCATTCCCGCATACATTGCAGAATGCTATTCCAAAAGTTTGACCCAGATGATTTTTATTTCCGTGATTGTTTCCTTGGTACTTGTGATTGCAGGCCTTTTATTGGCTTGTCAGTTTAATCTTGTGGTGGGCCCAACGATCATCGCTTGCGGTGTGCTGGTATATGCTCTTCACTTCCTGGTGAAAAAATTGCGGAAAGCATAAGGACGTTTCTATGAAAAACTTGCACTTGTCTTTTGCTGTGTTCCTTGTCCATTGCGCCTTGTTTGTGGCGTCCGTGTTTGCCATGCCTCCTGTGGCGGAACGTAATGGGTTTAGCAACATGACGGTTACTACCGAGTATTCTGAGCTCATGCAGGAAAAGAATGCTCGTAATGATTCCTTGCTTCCGGCTTTGGATGGCGACAAGGCCTTTGAAGAAGTCCTTCGCATGAATCCCAACTTCTGGAGCCTGGGTGGCGTCATGAAGAAGGATGAATCCCTGGTGACCAAGCTGAATGCCAAGGTCATCTTTGTGGATGGTATTCGTGAAGAACCCTTCTGCGATTTGGACAAGAATGGAAGTACCGCCGGTGAATGGAATGTGCGTATTGGTGTGGACTTCGTGTCTGCCGCTTCCAACACGGTCCATATCCACGTTCAGCAGTGCCTGGACTACATCCGCGACCAGATGGGCTTTGCCGTCAAGAAGGGCGACAAGGTGGTGGTCATTCCTCCCAAGAAGGTTCTGGATAAGATTGCCGAAAGCGAGATTCCTGATGCCATCGATGTGGACCTCCAGCAGACTTTGCTGAAAGCTCATGAGGATGTGAATCTTTCCGGCAAGTGCCCTAAGAATATTGAAGCCTACATTATCTTGATGGACGTGTACAATCAGGTGAAGAACATGAAGATGGACTATGTGGTGATCAATGACCAGCTGAATAAACAGCGTAATGGTGGTGGTCGCATTCAGTCCTGTTCCTTCAGCCGCGAATGGAACAAGAAATATCAGGAAAGCGCCAGCTTTGAATGTGATATTGACCATGATGAATGCCTCTACCGTCAGGAAAACGACGGCGATTCCAAATGGTCTATCAATTACGAGCAGGACCGTTTTGAATACATCAACAAGAAGTTCCTGTTCTTCAATTTGAATCCCAAGAGCATCCACAAGGGCGGGACCATGCTGGATTTGCGCCTTCTGCGCCTGTCTTCCTCCCTGTACCTGGAAGCCTATATCAATATGAAGGGCGAACCCGTGACATTGGGCTTGGTCATCGTTCCTGGAGAAAAAACTCTGGAAGATTACGATGATGGGGAAGAAGAAGACGTAATGATGGAGTAATTGAGGGTAAAGACGCCCTTGTCCGTCACGTTTTGTTCAAAATGATGTATATTTCCAATAGAAGATTTATTCAAGGAGAATCACATGAAGCGTTTGATTAAGGCATCTCTGCTTGCTGCTCTGGTTGCAGCTCCTGCAATGGCTGATGAAGCTTTTGGTGGCATCGGCGTTACCATCTATCAGATTCGTAATGGCGTCAAGGTTGCCGAAGTTATTCCGAATACTCCCGCTGCTGATACCAAAATCCAGGCTGGTGACGTCATCATCGCTGTGGATGGTGTGAGCCTGAAGGGCCAGAATATTGAATTCTCCAAGGAACAGCTCCGTGGTCAGGTGAACAAGCCCCTGGAAGTAACTTTCGTTAGCGGTGCTGACACCATGTCTACCGTTATTCGCCGCGCCCAGATTACCGTGAAGGATCTTGAAAGCGAAGGCGTGGAAGCCTGGTATGGTGACAAGACTGAATTTAATGCTCAGGAACTGGAAACCTACGCCAGCGCCAAGAGTGAAAAGCAGCTGGTCGCCGTGTTGAAGCACGGTCAGCGTGTTTCTGAAGGCACTGTCAATGCTGCTGGTCTGAACGGCATCTACATTGAAAAGGCTGATGAATTTGCTCCCAAGGCTCCGTCTCAGAACGTTGCTAAGGTTAGTTCCGCTACTCTCAAGGGCTTTAGCCGTAAGGCAGTTAGCTTTGAACTGAAGTCTGCCGGTCCCGCAATCATTACCATCATGAATGCTGATGGCGAACAGGTTGCTACCCTCCGTGCTGACAACGCTCAGGCTGGCTTCAACACTCTTGGCTGGAATTCCGAAAATGTTCCCAGCGGTCGTTATATGGTCACTATCGAACATAACGGCACCTTCAGCGGCAAGAATGCTGTATTGAAGTAACTCAGATCGTTCGTTAGAACAAAGTAATTGAATAGCCTGCAGTGATATACTGCAGGTTATTTTTTGTGTTGAACGCCCTTTTTATTCAGAACCTTGTAATCTTGCGGACTCGTTTTATCTATTTTTCGCCTCAACGTGATTTTATCTAGAACCCATAGTCTTCTTTGGGCCGTTTTCGTGTTTATAATGGCCTTTGCGGCTCCTTCCGTATTCGGACAGGAGATGACTCGCTTTGAGCTGGAAGTGCAGGAAGACGTAGAAGAAGATACCACCGAAGTGGACTGGATGAATGATACTACGAGTACGGATACGGTGGAATATCGTGCTGTGGATCTGGAGTATGATGTAGAGAACTCCACTTTCAACTTGAACAATACCGCCCAGCTGAAGTATCGTACGGCAACGCTGGATGCAGATACCATCTGGTTCGACCAGAAGAATAGCGTCCTTGCGGCTGCGGGGGATCCTATCCTGAGGGAATCCAAGAACCCGTCCTTGTCGGGTATGCGCCTGAAGTACAACATGAAGAGTAAGATTGGCGAAATCTATTACGCCACTACTTACCAGGATAACCAGCAGTTGAATGGTATGGAAGTCCGCCGTCTGCCGGATCAGCGTATCCAGATTGCTCGTGGCGACTTTAGTACCTGTAACGATTCCACGCATCAGCATTTCTATTTCTACGGCCGCCGTATGGTGGTGAAGCCCAAGGAAACCATTACCGCAAGACCCGTGGTGCTGAATATTGCAGATGTTCCTGTGGCCGTGCTTCCCATGATTGTGGCTCCCTTGAAGAGCGGTCGTAAGTCAGGTCTTTTGACGCCGAAGTTCGGTGGTGACCAGAAGCAAGGTTACTACATGAGTAACTTGGGCTTCTATTATGCGGCGAACGATTATTGGGATGCTACCTTGAAGGGTGACCTGATTGAAGGCGAAGAAGCTCGATTTGAACGCTCCACGGTAACGGGTGAAATCCGCTATAAGAAGCGCTACTTGCTAGATGGAAACATTTCCTACACAGCCTATCTGCAAGAATTTGATCTGGGTAATAGCGGCTATGACATTCGTTTTAATCACAAGCAGAATTTGACTCCCGACGGGAAACATACCTTAAGCGGTAGTGGTTCTTTCGTCAGTAGTTCCAAGGTCCGTAAGGACAATGCCCTGGATGCAGAAACCATCCTGGACCAGCAGGCTAAAGCTGCCTTGACCTACTCCGGCCGTTTCGGAAATAACAAGAGCCTTACGGTAAAGGCAAGTCAGGATCACAACCTGGTGACAGACCGCATGGAACGTAGCATTCCTGATATCCAGTACAGCATGAGCGGCCCTCTCTTTGATTTTGAACTGGACGAAGACGACGTTGCCCGTGACGACAATTCCTTCATGAATTATTTGGAGAAGCTGAACTATAGCTTTAGTAACCGCTTTAACTATACTACGGTTCGTGCTCTGGATTCCTTGAATGATAAGGATACGACGGCCCAGTATGTGGGTTATACAGGTAATTTCTCCCTGGATTATTCTGGTTCCCTGTTTGATGTGATTAACATTACCCCGAGGGCATCTTTTGCAGGTTATTGGACGGGAACGCAATGGATTAATCCGGAAGATTCCCTGAAGTATCGCAAGCGCATGCTGCTGGATCCGGAACACGATAACTACGGGCAGTTCGCCTATAATCATAACTATAGTATTTCTGCGGATACGAAACTGTACGGAATCTGGGTTCCTGAAATAGGCCGCTTTACGGGTATTCGTCATGTGCTTTCGCCTAAGATTTCCTATACCTACGCCCCTGAAATTGATACGGTGAAAAGCTTTGCGCCCCATCCTTACTTGGGACAGAGCTTCTATCAGACTAAACAAAAGACGGTGGGCTTTGGGTTGAACAATGACTTTGATATTAAGTACCTGAAGGTGGCGGGCTACAAGCCGGATACTACCAAGGGCGATACGGCGAAGGCCGTGGAGGATCAGTACGGCAATCGTCGTCTGTTCACGACTCGCCACAGCTTGTCCTACAATTTTGCAGCAGATTCCCTGCGGTTCTCCGACATTACCTCTTCCTTCGGTTTCCAGATTTTGCCGGACTATCTGTTTACGATTAATACCCGTCACAGTTTCTACCACAAGTATACGGAAGAACCTAATAAGGTACAGGTTCCTGAGCTGACTTACTGGGGTTATGACTTCTCCAAACGCTTTAGTTGGAGTGGACAGTTCAATGGCGGTTTACCTTCCCAGATGGGTAAGTACGAAACCTTGAAGTGGTCCTTCGGTCTGGATTACAGCTATAGCTTTAGTAGCAGCCGTGTGGCTCGCGATTTGTTCCAGGATAAGGTGACTCATTCTACGGGTATTTCCGCAAGTCTGCAGCCCACCCGCAACTGGGAAATGACTTATAGCACCCGCTATAACTACAATGAAGGGCGCTTCGTGTCTCATGAGTTCACCTTCAATCGAGTGTTGCACTGCTGGCAGCTGGACTTCACTTGGACTCCTACGGGACCTGCCGCGGGATGGAGCTTCTCCATCTATGTACGTGATTTGCCCGACATTAAGCTGAACGCCGGTAGTACGGATACTAAGTAAGATGCAAGGGCTTTAAGGGGCTAGGGTCTAGGGGCTAGGGCTGCAAGATGCAAGTGCTGACGCCTCGGAATGTTACTCCTTTTTTTCATTAAGAGACGTTCTTTTTCGTCGAACCACTAGTCTCTGATTTCTAGTTTCTAGTCTCTAAATCCTATACCCTGTACCCTGTACCCTAATTCTTAGATAATGCTGCTTTCAGGGCTCTGATGGCGTTGCCTCGGTGGCTGATGACTTTCTTTTCTTCCAGTTCCATCTGGGCGAAGGTTCTTGTTTCGCCGTTGGGAACGAAGAGGGGGTCGTAGCCGAAACCCATGTCACCTACGGGAGCGTAGTTGATGTTACCGCGGCATTCCCCTTCGAAAATCTGGGGGTCAGTTACCATCAGTTTTCCGTCTGTACCGGGAATTACTTGCTGATAGGACAGGGCGCAAAAATAACGGGCGGCACGATCTTCGATTCCTTCCAGCTTGGCCATGAGCTTATCGTTATTGGCGTTGTCATTGCCGTGACCGCCGGCGTAACGGGCGCTGTAAATTCCCGGTTCGCCATTCAGGGCGAAAACTTCCAGGCCGGAGTCATCCGCAAGAACGGTTGCCTCGATACCGCGGGCGGCGAGCCATTGGGCGGTAACGCTGGATTTAATGATTGCGTTTGCCGCAAAGGAATTTCCATCTTCCACGATGTCTCCATCGAATCCGATGTCCTTCAGGGTTTTGAATTCCTTGTTTTCAGTTCCGAGAATATGGGCGAAGTCGCGGATCTTGCCTGCGCTGCCTGTTGCGATAACGAAAAGCTTTTTCATGGAAATAATTCGGTTAGTATTTTTCCGGTTTCAGAACAATCAGGATGGCGTCAATGACGATGCCTACGCCGCAAAGACCGCCGGTGCAGAGCCACAGGATTCCGGTCCAGATTTTTCCTTCGTAAAAACGATGGAGACCGAGATAGCCCAGCAAAATGCAAAGGGCGAGAGCAATCCATTTGTTGTGTTCACCTTGTGCGACCATGTGCGCTCCTTTTTTTCGCGAGGAAATATAAAAATTCTCCTTTTACTATAACACCCTAATTAGCAAATGTGTTACCGCGATAAGCGAAAGGTTTTTATATATTCTTACGTGAATATGAAAAATTTTAAAGCAAATTGTTTTAAGGTCGGTGCCGCGTTAACTGCATCGGCTCTTTCTTTTGGTCTTGTAGCCTGCGCTGGAAGCAAGTCTGCGGATAACTCTGTTCCTCCTGCAGTTGCCGAGGCTAGGGCCGAGAGCGGTGTTCCTGCTGATTTGCCCCGTTATGTGGCTCCCAAGGCAGTAACCGTTTTTGAAATGAAGGTGATTTCTGCGGATAAGCAGATTCGCGTGGTGGATAAACCTACTATGGCTGCTCTTGATTTTGCGGCTTACTTCAATAACCCGATCCGTATGGCCGGCAAGGAAGATGTTCCGGAAGGATACAAGGGTGTGATGGCTGGAACCAAGATGGAAAACTATCCGTTCCCTATGTTGGACTCCCTTTCTGGCTATGAACCTAATGCTGTTTCTGGTGTGGAACCGATTGCTTGGGAACCCTTTGCGAAATTACTGTACTCCCAGACTGGATCGGATTCTCTATCGGTCTTGTTGAACGGAGTGGAAGCCGTCAAGTGGCAGGAGCCAGAGGTTTTCCGAGCGTTCCAGAGTGTCACTCGCCTGTGGGGTGTTCCTTCTTCCAATGCAAAAGCAGGATCCAACGCCATTGACTGGTGGGTAGAAGTGATGCCTGCCCAATGGACTGGCCGTAGCGCGTTTTACGGAAAGTTGAAGTTTACTTCTACAGGAGAAGTGGGGGAAATCCTCAACTACTACCTGACGGGTGAAATGAATTCTGACGATGCCATGAACTGGGCTCGTACCCTTTCTTCTTACTGGTATCCCACTTTGAATACGGACCTGGAACCTCATACTGCTGGGGCTCCCTGGGAAAACGGCAGGCCTTTTGCGGTGATGCGCGGTAATCCTATGGGCACTCCCATGTGGATTGGCTTTGAAACGCCCTTGTTCCGCATGACGGATGAAGATATTCGTGCAAAGAGAATTGCGGATTCCCTGATGGCTAACGGTGAAGTGATTCCTGTGGATCGTCACTTGGATACCAGCTCCACGTTCCGTCTTGAAACTTTGAATTCCGTCAAGGGCTCTTGCCCGGCCAATGCCGCTACGGCTGCGTTCCGTAAGTCTTTGTCCGCTCAGATGGCTAAGCTTCCCAAGGAACAGAACGCCTGGGCGGAAGTGGATGCCAAGGGCAATAAGGTGGATGGTGGTTTCCTCTGGTTCCGTCGCAACGCCAATTACTTGCTGGCAGACAAGATTAGCAAGCAGGATTCCCTCCACAATCCGCTGCCCCGTATGGTGGAATTGAAAAACTATCTGGACTCTCTGGGTATCCAGCTGCTGGTTGTTCCTGTTCCCGTGAAGGAAGAAATCTACGGCGAGAAGATTGTGCCGGGTACAGCTGCGGATCTGTGTGTCAATCCTGAAGGTCGCGCTTTCACCCAGGAACTTCTGGAAGCGGGTATTGACGTGCTGGATATTTATCCTGCCTTGATGGCTGCCAAGGCCGGCGATGAACCGCCTCATTACAGTTTCCAGCGTTATGATACCCACTGGGCTTTGCCTGGTGAGCTTGCCGCTATGGAACTTCTTGCTGGTCGTGTGACGCAGTATAGCTGGTATGCGGAATCCGGCGCACAGCCTGGTAGCCTGAACCTTCAGGAAACTCAAACTCTTCGTGAGGGGGACCTGGTGGCTCATTTGCCGGATGCGGAAAAGTCTAAGTATCCTGCGGATAACTTGAACGTGATGAAAGTCTATCGCGGTACGGAAACCTATAAGGGCGGCAAGAATGCT
This Fibrobacter sp. UWEL DNA region includes the following protein-coding sequences:
- a CDS encoding deoxyguanosinetriphosphate triphosphohydrolase yields the protein MLQWDTLLSATRYGHPADPDPNRSDFHRDYDRIVFSTAFRRLGRKTQVHPFSVNDHVHSRLTHSIEVSSVGRSLAITVYHLIKQHLPKYVNEYQFGTIVQSACLAHDIGNPPFGHAGEAAIREWFRKNRQSPAMQDLKPDEIADFENFDGNAQGHRILSKLEYHFLDGGMRLTYATIGAMIKYPQLAKFGTPTSLFSTEADLYRMTAYTLGIPELETGKWARHPLVYLMEAADDICYSILDVEDAIELGILSFGDVRSMFSYLCGPDVDIDREYQENGQNFRDFLSSIRGLAIQNLIDDVAVTFVKHYDEIMAGAPIKHLVDLSRSEVMEGIRIAKRLGVERIYPDRRKTELEVGSYTTLSTVLDAFINGVYDFRKNGKNSYRADRIVRLIGQAKIGQSVTAAEAYHQVLDFVSGMTDNYATYLARQIGGLAMGY
- a CDS encoding pyrimidine 5'-nucleotidase, yielding MIWLFDYDLTLYGADERNVLDSLDERISKSVQNATGVDYETAHQIRKDYLQRFGTTLAGLQAMHGVKPDDFFDFIHQPEFLQYPKASPAKRNLIMGLEGHRFVFTNGRRDWSEAGMEHMGVRDCFEDVFDLKQMDWVGKPHESAYDKVEAYLAKRVPEEFFMNGMPANPSHIVLLEDSVRNLEPAHRRGWTTILVNPIPDVPSWVNFYVPSLLHLTTILPELVTHNS
- a CDS encoding metal ABC transporter permease encodes the protein MLDLLSMEFMQNALVASVLVAIACGVMGTFVVVNRLTSLSGGVAHASFGGVGLAALLGFSPMLGSLGFAVVCAMLMGILTWRDRKKSDTFIGIIWAGGMALGVILTDMTPGYNGEMMSFLFGSLLTVPTDLLYWMGALLVVILVAVIAKFRKFLAISYDPEFARVQGMPVLAYYMTLIALIALTVVIAVQAVGMILVIALLTIPAYIAECYSKSLTQMIFISVIVSLVLVIAGLLLACQFNLVVGPTIIACGVLVYALHFLVKKLRKA
- a CDS encoding S41 family peptidase — protein: MKRLIKASLLAALVAAPAMADEAFGGIGVTIYQIRNGVKVAEVIPNTPAADTKIQAGDVIIAVDGVSLKGQNIEFSKEQLRGQVNKPLEVTFVSGADTMSTVIRRAQITVKDLESEGVEAWYGDKTEFNAQELETYASAKSEKQLVAVLKHGQRVSEGTVNAAGLNGIYIEKADEFAPKAPSQNVAKVSSATLKGFSRKAVSFELKSAGPAIITIMNADGEQVATLRADNAQAGFNTLGWNSENVPSGRYMVTIEHNGTFSGKNAVLK
- a CDS encoding putative LPS assembly protein LptD; the protein is MILSRTHSLLWAVFVFIMAFAAPSVFGQEMTRFELEVQEDVEEDTTEVDWMNDTTSTDTVEYRAVDLEYDVENSTFNLNNTAQLKYRTATLDADTIWFDQKNSVLAAAGDPILRESKNPSLSGMRLKYNMKSKIGEIYYATTYQDNQQLNGMEVRRLPDQRIQIARGDFSTCNDSTHQHFYFYGRRMVVKPKETITARPVVLNIADVPVAVLPMIVAPLKSGRKSGLLTPKFGGDQKQGYYMSNLGFYYAANDYWDATLKGDLIEGEEARFERSTVTGEIRYKKRYLLDGNISYTAYLQEFDLGNSGYDIRFNHKQNLTPDGKHTLSGSGSFVSSSKVRKDNALDAETILDQQAKAALTYSGRFGNNKSLTVKASQDHNLVTDRMERSIPDIQYSMSGPLFDFELDEDDVARDDNSFMNYLEKLNYSFSNRFNYTTVRALDSLNDKDTTAQYVGYTGNFSLDYSGSLFDVINITPRASFAGYWTGTQWINPEDSLKYRKRMLLDPEHDNYGQFAYNHNYSISADTKLYGIWVPEIGRFTGIRHVLSPKISYTYAPEIDTVKSFAPHPYLGQSFYQTKQKTVGFGLNNDFDIKYLKVAGYKPDTTKGDTAKAVEDQYGNRRLFTTRHSLSYNFAADSLRFSDITSSFGFQILPDYLFTINTRHSFYHKYTEEPNKVQVPELTYWGYDFSKRFSWSGQFNGGLPSQMGKYETLKWSFGLDYSYSFSSSRVARDLFQDKVTHSTGISASLQPTRNWEMTYSTRYNYNEGRFVSHEFTFNRVLHCWQLDFTWTPTGPAAGWSFSIYVRDLPDIKLNAGSTDTK
- the rdgB gene encoding RdgB/HAM1 family non-canonical purine NTP pyrophosphatase produces the protein MKKLFVIATGSAGKIRDFAHILGTENKEFKTLKDIGFDGDIVEDGNSFAANAIIKSSVTAQWLAARGIEATVLADDSGLEVFALNGEPGIYSARYAGGHGNDNANNDKLMAKLEGIEDRAARYFCALSYQQVIPGTDGKLMVTDPQIFEGECRGNINYAPVGDMGFGYDPLFVPNGETRTFAQMELEEKKVISHRGNAIRALKAALSKN
- a CDS encoding TM2 domain-containing protein; amino-acid sequence: MVAQGEHNKWIALALCILLGYLGLHRFYEGKIWTGILWLCTGGLCGVGIVIDAILIVLKPEKY